The sequence below is a genomic window from Pseudomonas cannabina.
CGAGGAAATGCAGCTCATCAAGCAGAGCGGCGGCGTGGTGCAGATTGTGGCGTTCCCAGCGTATTTGAAGCCGCTGACCCAGAAAACCCAGGACAAGCTCAACGCCCTGCGCAAGGATTTTGACCTGCCGCCGCTGCCGAATCTGGCCATGGCGCTGATGCCCGGCGACCCGATCATTACCGTCTGGCCCGAACAGCGCTTCGGTGCCTACGCCAGCAAGCTGTACGCGATTCTGGAAGAGGAACCCAAGGCCACGGTCAAGGATTTCGTCGACGCCATCGATTACACGGTCAGAAAGATCGGCATCGACCATGTCGGCATCAGCTCCGACTTCAACGATGGTGGCGGCGTGAAAGGCTTCAACGACGTCAGCGAAATCCGCAACGTGACCGCCGAGCTGATCGAGCGCGGTTACGCCGAAGCCGACATCACCAAACTCTGGGGCGGCAATTTCTTGCGTGTCTGGGAGCAGGTTCAGGCTTCGGCGCGTCCTGATGCGAAACAAACGAACCTCTCGAACGCCGCTACCCGATCATCAGGCGAAACCGCTCATGACTGACCGCAGAACCTTTCTCAAGCAGGCCGGCTTACTCGCTGCAGCCCTGCCGCTGGGCTCCAGCCTGGCAACAGCAGCCGAACCACTAACAGCGTCCGAGCCAATGGCCGCAGACAAATGGGCACGCCTGAAACAGCTGTTCAATCAGGACCCGGACTACGTTCACTTTTCCAACTTTCTGGTCACGTCGCACCCCAAACCGGTGCGCGACGCCATCGAGCAACATCGTGCACACATCGACCGCAATCCTGGCCTGGCGATGGACTGGGACCTGCAGGAAACCGAGCGCCGCGAACATGAGGTTCGGGTCTGGGCGGGCAAGTACCTGAATGCCCAACCCGGCCAGATCGCCCTGACCGGCAGCACCACCGAAGGACTGGCGATCATCTACGGCGGTATTCATGTACGCCCGGATCAGGAGATCCTGACCACCGAGCACGAGCATTCCTGCACCCGCGACATCCTTAAATTCCGTCAGCAGCGCGAAGGCACGCAGGTGCGCAAGATTCGCCTGTTCAAGGACCCGGCCACTGTTTCGGCAGACGAGATTATTGGCTCCATCGCCCGCAGCATTCAGCCCAAGACGCGCGTGCTGGGCATGACCTGGGTGCAGTCGGGCAGCGGCGTGAAACTGCCGATCGGCGCCATCGGTGATCTGGTCGAAGAACACAACCGCAACCGCGACGACAAGGACCGCATCCTGTACGTGGTCGATGGCGTGCACGGCTTTGGCGTCGAGAACCTGGATTTTCCGGACATGAAGTGCGACTTCTACGTCGCGGGCACCCACAAGTGGATGTTCGGCCCGCGCGGCACCGGGATTGTCTGCGCCCGTTCGGAGCAGGTCAAAGACCTCACCCCGATAATTCCGACGTTCTCGGAAGCCACCGGTTTCAGCACGATCATGACGCCCGGCGGTTATCACTCGTTCGAGCATCGCTGGGCGCTGAACGAAGCGTTCAAGCTGCACCTGCAACTGGGCAAAGCCGACGTGCAGGCACGTATTCATCAGCTCAACAGCGACCTCAAGCAGCGTCTTCAAGCGCAACCGAATGTCGAGCTGGTGACACCGATGGACCCTGCGCTGTCGGCGGGCTTCAGCTTTTTCCGGCTCAAGGGCCAGAAGAGCGACGAGGTGGCCGCGTGGCTGATGAAGCAACGCATGGTGGTCGATGCGGTGAGCCGCGACGTCGGCCCGGTGGTACGCACCGCGCCGGGGCTGCTGAACAACGAGGCTGAAATCGAGCGTTTCATGGAGCTGCTCAGCCAGCGCGCCTGACGCGCCCGCACTGCATCAACTGTTTCCGTTTACTGCTAGCGAGACCCGTCATGAAAAAAACACTGCTGTCCCTATCCGCCGTGCTCGGCCTGTTGCTGGGCGGCACCGCCCTCGCCGCTGCGCCCGTTTCGGTGCCCGCGCCGGTGCCCGCGCCCGGTAAGACATTCAAGGACTGCAAGGATTGCCCGGAAATGGTCGTGCTGCCTGCGGGCACCTTCACCATGGGCGCGCCCGAGGAAGAAATGGGCCGCCAGCCGGACGAAGGCCCACTGCATGACGTGACCTTCGCCAAGCCGTTCGCCATCAGCCGCTTTCAGGTATTGGCTGGCGAATGGGACGCCTATATCAAAAGCTCCGGTTACAAAACGCCCGACGGTGACACCCGGCCAGGCCGCGAGTGCAGGGCCGGCAAGCCACGCTACCCGCTGACCGCGCGCCAGCCAGCGGTGTGCATGGACTGGAACGAGGCCAACGCGTATGTCGAATGGCTGTCGAAGAAGACCGGCAAGCCTTACCACATGGTCAGCGAAGCCCAGCGGGAATACGCGGCACGCGGCGGCAGCAAAGGCTCGTTCCCGTTCCCGATGGACGAAGGCAAGCCCTACAGCATCGCCAAACACGCCAACACCTACGGCCCGGAAGACGGTTTCAGCTACACCGCGCCGGCAGGCAGTTACAGCCCGAACGATTTCGGCATCTACGACGCCCACGGCAACGTCTACGAATGGACTGCCGATTGCGAGACCAGCAACTACAACGGCGCACCCACCGACGGCAGCGCGTGGCTGGCCGGTGACTGCACCTGGAAGATGATTCGCGGCAACGACTGGACCGAAGCGCCGATTTTCTCCCGCTCCGGCAACCGCAACAGCCGCCAGCCCGCTGTGCGTGGCGACTGGCTGGGCTTCCGGGTCGCTCGCGACCTGTAACGGACTTCATGCGCGCGCCTGTGATGCATGCAGGCCGCACTCACGGACACTGACGAGACCCACCATGACCCGCAAAACTGAAAGCCTCGCCCGGGAAACCCTGAGGATCCTCAAGCCGTTCTGGTGGCTGGTGGCGTTGTCGACTGTGCTCGGGATCGTCAGTGGCCTCAGCGTCACCGGCCTGCTGGCCACCATCAATAATGCGCTGAACATGCCCGGCGGCCCCGATGCCTATACCGCATGGCTGTTTGCCGGGCTGTGCGTGCTGACCCTGGCCTGCTCGACGCTGTCCAACCTGTCGACCAACTACGTCGGCCAGCGCGTGGTCGCCAACCTGCGCCGCGAGCTGGCCGCCAAAGTACTGGTCGCGCCCATCGAGCAACTGGAGCGCTATCGCTCGCACCGTTTGATCCCGGTGCTGCTCAACGACGTCAACACCATCAGCACTTTCGCCCTGTCGGTCGCGCCGATGGTGATTTCGTTCACGGTCACCCTGGGCTGCCTGACCTATCTGGCGCTGTTGTCGTGGCAGATTCTGGCCCTGACCGTGCTCACCGTGGTGCTCGGCACCGGCGCGCAGTACCTGGCTCATGCGTTCGGCATGCGCAGCATTCTGGCCGCGCGTAACAGCGAAGACGAACTGCAGAAGCATTATCAGGCGCTGTCCGCTGGTGCCAAGGAACTGCGTATTCAGCGCAAACGCCGTCAGCACATGCTCGACGAAAAGATCCACGGCGCTACCGAAAACATCTGCCGCTCGAACATTCGCGCCGCCAACATCTTTGTCAGTGCCGAAACCTTCGGCTCGATGCTGTTCTTTGCCGTGATCGGCATGGCCATCGCCTTCCAG
It includes:
- a CDS encoding formylglycine-generating enzyme family protein, which encodes MKKTLLSLSAVLGLLLGGTALAAAPVSVPAPVPAPGKTFKDCKDCPEMVVLPAGTFTMGAPEEEMGRQPDEGPLHDVTFAKPFAISRFQVLAGEWDAYIKSSGYKTPDGDTRPGRECRAGKPRYPLTARQPAVCMDWNEANAYVEWLSKKTGKPYHMVSEAQREYAARGGSKGSFPFPMDEGKPYSIAKHANTYGPEDGFSYTAPAGSYSPNDFGIYDAHGNVYEWTADCETSNYNGAPTDGSAWLAGDCTWKMIRGNDWTEAPIFSRSGNRNSRQPAVRGDWLGFRVARDL
- a CDS encoding aminotransferase class V-fold PLP-dependent enzyme, which codes for MTDRRTFLKQAGLLAAALPLGSSLATAAEPLTASEPMAADKWARLKQLFNQDPDYVHFSNFLVTSHPKPVRDAIEQHRAHIDRNPGLAMDWDLQETERREHEVRVWAGKYLNAQPGQIALTGSTTEGLAIIYGGIHVRPDQEILTTEHEHSCTRDILKFRQQREGTQVRKIRLFKDPATVSADEIIGSIARSIQPKTRVLGMTWVQSGSGVKLPIGAIGDLVEEHNRNRDDKDRILYVVDGVHGFGVENLDFPDMKCDFYVAGTHKWMFGPRGTGIVCARSEQVKDLTPIIPTFSEATGFSTIMTPGGYHSFEHRWALNEAFKLHLQLGKADVQARIHQLNSDLKQRLQAQPNVELVTPMDPALSAGFSFFRLKGQKSDEVAAWLMKQRMVVDAVSRDVGPVVRTAPGLLNNEAEIERFMELLSQRA